The following are from one region of the Nicotiana tomentosiformis chromosome 7, ASM39032v3, whole genome shotgun sequence genome:
- the LOC104099973 gene encoding uncharacterized protein isoform X3: MNQNIAYRSGFASLGVWFDESETRDVHASVSGVLCFDEKRVLKGMERKGVLYNIDSSIAAKREEEINQEVLDLKRSHFEAGKIQAQNDLSAPCEDYLLGLVVQESQSQNAMFGLTNSELHDLSRDKCESQILVEYNAVKFPTAFTPGDISNVDDVAGFFAEAAYSEKMNESVIDHSALTSKGFSFMSNAMQNEGQIVNCEIFDMHESSAISPPVTSQTMNIDAPLTKKRLRKPTRRYIDESSDLNARRSRKREEVSTCASASKDKFPRVRCQKKSRAESTEMELFPEESSCKAIQVPFASLVNEECDKRHASNAIQVMKAHKEATVVNPKDDATVPKKFDQDGVRRKHHRLWTVSEVRKLIDGVAQYGVGRWSHIKKLYFSSSAHRTPVDLKDKWRNLLKACYLQKQSKITEKGKHNLSWRPLPKSVLHRVNELANMHPYPRNGRCKSSVSPCSSSSPLHTNRSNIQ, translated from the exons AATATAGCATATCGGAGTGGTTTTGCTTCTCTAGGGGTCTGGTTTGATGAATCAG AAACCCGTGATGTTCATGCTTCTGTCTCTGGTGTCTTGTGTTTTGATGAGAAGAGGGTATTAAAGGGCATGGAAAGGAAAGGTGTCTTATACAATATAG ATTCCAGTATTGCAGCTAAACGGGAAGAAGAAATTAACCAAGAA GTGCTTGATCTAAAGCGAAGTCACTTTGAAGCTGGAAAAATTCAAGCACAAAATGACCTCTCCGCACCATGTGAAGATTATCTTTTAG GATTAGTTGTGCAAGAATCTCAAAGCCAGAATGCTATGTTTGGCCTTACCAATTCGGAGTTGCATGACCTCTCTCGTGACAAATGTGAAAGTCAGATACTGGTTGAATACAATGCTGTCAAATTCCCTACTGCATTCACTCCAGGAGATATCAGCAATGTGGATGATGTGGCAGGCTTCTTTGCTGAAGCTGCATATTCTGAGAAGATGAATGAAAGCGTGATTGACCACTCTGCTCTAACATCTAAAGGATTTTCTTTTATGTCTAATGCTATGCAAAATGAGGGGCAAATTGTGAACTGTGAAATCTTTGATATGCATGAATCTTCAGCAATAAGCCCTCCAGTCACTTCTCAAACAATGAACATTGACGCACCCCTCACTAAAAAGCGTCTGCGCAAGCCTACACGAAGATATATTGATGAATCCTCAGATCTTAATGCTAGACGTTCTAGGAAAAGAGAAGAAGTTTCTACATGTGCATCGGCATCAAAGGATAAGTTTCCCAGAGTCAGATGTCAGAAGAAATCTCGTGCAGAATCTACGGAAATGGAATTGTTTCCCGAGGAGTCTTCTTGTAAAGCTATTCAAGTGCCTTTTGCTTCTCTAGTGAATGAAGAATGTGATAAGAGGCATGCATCCAATGCGATACAG GTTATGAAAGCTCACAAGGAGGCTACAGTTGTGAATCCTAAAGATGATGCTACTGTACCGAAGAAGTTTGATCAAGATGGTGTACGGAGAAAACATCACAGGCTCTGGACTGTTTCAGAGGTCAGAAAGTTGATTGATGGTGTTGCCCAATATGGAGTTGGAAGATGGAGTCATATAAAGAAGCTTTATTTCTCATCATCTGCTCATAGAACACCTGTGGATCTCAAG GATAAATGGAGAAATCTTCTTAAAGCATGCTATCTTCAGAAACAAAGCAAAATAACG GAAAAGGGTAAACATAACTTGTCTTGGCGACCTTTGCCAAAGTCTGTCCTGCATCGAGTCAATGAACTGGCAAACATGCATCCATATCCAAGAAACGGGAGGTGCAAGAGTTCTGTTTCTCCATGTTCTTCATCCTCTCCCCTGCATACTAACAGGAGTAACATCCAGTGA
- the LOC104099973 gene encoding uncharacterized protein isoform X2 translates to MERKGVLYNIDSSIAAKREEEINQEVLDLKRSHFEAGKIQAQNDLSAPCEDYLLDIEFAESITNLDYGSSRGLLDPILESQIPLSSCDGTDTCGMPYSSGLVVQESQSQNAMFGLTNSELHDLSRDKCESQILVEYNAVKFPTAFTPGDISNVDDVAGFFAEAAYSEKMNESVIDHSALTSKGFSFMSNAMQNEGQIVNCEIFDMHESSAISPPVTSQTMNIDAPLTKKRLRKPTRRYIDESSDLNARRSRKREEVSTCASASKDKFPRVRCQKKSRAESTEMELFPEESSCKAIQVPFASLVNEECDKRHASNAIQVMKAHKEATVVNPKDDATVPKKFDQDGVRRKHHRLWTVSEVRKLIDGVAQYGVGRWSHIKKLYFSSSAHRTPVDLKDKWRNLLKACYLQKQSKITEKGKHNLSWRPLPKSVLHRVNELANMHPYPRNGRCKSSVSPCSSSSPLHTNRSNIQ, encoded by the exons ATGGAAAGGAAAGGTGTCTTATACAATATAG ATTCCAGTATTGCAGCTAAACGGGAAGAAGAAATTAACCAAGAA GTGCTTGATCTAAAGCGAAGTCACTTTGAAGCTGGAAAAATTCAAGCACAAAATGACCTCTCCGCACCATGTGAAGATTATCTTTTAG ATATTGAATTTGCTGAAAGCATCACAAATCTGGATTATGGTTCAAGTAGAGGGTTGCTGGACCCTATTTTAGAAAGCCAGATTCCACTATCTAGTTGCGATGGAACTGACACCTGTGGAATGCCATACTCTTCAGGATTAGTTGTGCAAGAATCTCAAAGCCAGAATGCTATGTTTGGCCTTACCAATTCGGAGTTGCATGACCTCTCTCGTGACAAATGTGAAAGTCAGATACTGGTTGAATACAATGCTGTCAAATTCCCTACTGCATTCACTCCAGGAGATATCAGCAATGTGGATGATGTGGCAGGCTTCTTTGCTGAAGCTGCATATTCTGAGAAGATGAATGAAAGCGTGATTGACCACTCTGCTCTAACATCTAAAGGATTTTCTTTTATGTCTAATGCTATGCAAAATGAGGGGCAAATTGTGAACTGTGAAATCTTTGATATGCATGAATCTTCAGCAATAAGCCCTCCAGTCACTTCTCAAACAATGAACATTGACGCACCCCTCACTAAAAAGCGTCTGCGCAAGCCTACACGAAGATATATTGATGAATCCTCAGATCTTAATGCTAGACGTTCTAGGAAAAGAGAAGAAGTTTCTACATGTGCATCGGCATCAAAGGATAAGTTTCCCAGAGTCAGATGTCAGAAGAAATCTCGTGCAGAATCTACGGAAATGGAATTGTTTCCCGAGGAGTCTTCTTGTAAAGCTATTCAAGTGCCTTTTGCTTCTCTAGTGAATGAAGAATGTGATAAGAGGCATGCATCCAATGCGATACAG GTTATGAAAGCTCACAAGGAGGCTACAGTTGTGAATCCTAAAGATGATGCTACTGTACCGAAGAAGTTTGATCAAGATGGTGTACGGAGAAAACATCACAGGCTCTGGACTGTTTCAGAGGTCAGAAAGTTGATTGATGGTGTTGCCCAATATGGAGTTGGAAGATGGAGTCATATAAAGAAGCTTTATTTCTCATCATCTGCTCATAGAACACCTGTGGATCTCAAG GATAAATGGAGAAATCTTCTTAAAGCATGCTATCTTCAGAAACAAAGCAAAATAACG GAAAAGGGTAAACATAACTTGTCTTGGCGACCTTTGCCAAAGTCTGTCCTGCATCGAGTCAATGAACTGGCAAACATGCATCCATATCCAAGAAACGGGAGGTGCAAGAGTTCTGTTTCTCCATGTTCTTCATCCTCTCCCCTGCATACTAACAGGAGTAACATCCAGTGA
- the LOC104099973 gene encoding uncharacterized protein isoform X1 produces MNQNIAYRSGFASLGVWFDESETRDVHASVSGVLCFDEKRVLKGMERKGVLYNIDSSIAAKREEEINQEVLDLKRSHFEAGKIQAQNDLSAPCEDYLLDIEFAESITNLDYGSSRGLLDPILESQIPLSSCDGTDTCGMPYSSGLVVQESQSQNAMFGLTNSELHDLSRDKCESQILVEYNAVKFPTAFTPGDISNVDDVAGFFAEAAYSEKMNESVIDHSALTSKGFSFMSNAMQNEGQIVNCEIFDMHESSAISPPVTSQTMNIDAPLTKKRLRKPTRRYIDESSDLNARRSRKREEVSTCASASKDKFPRVRCQKKSRAESTEMELFPEESSCKAIQVPFASLVNEECDKRHASNAIQVMKAHKEATVVNPKDDATVPKKFDQDGVRRKHHRLWTVSEVRKLIDGVAQYGVGRWSHIKKLYFSSSAHRTPVDLKDKWRNLLKACYLQKQSKITEKGKHNLSWRPLPKSVLHRVNELANMHPYPRNGRCKSSVSPCSSSSPLHTNRSNIQ; encoded by the exons AATATAGCATATCGGAGTGGTTTTGCTTCTCTAGGGGTCTGGTTTGATGAATCAG AAACCCGTGATGTTCATGCTTCTGTCTCTGGTGTCTTGTGTTTTGATGAGAAGAGGGTATTAAAGGGCATGGAAAGGAAAGGTGTCTTATACAATATAG ATTCCAGTATTGCAGCTAAACGGGAAGAAGAAATTAACCAAGAA GTGCTTGATCTAAAGCGAAGTCACTTTGAAGCTGGAAAAATTCAAGCACAAAATGACCTCTCCGCACCATGTGAAGATTATCTTTTAG ATATTGAATTTGCTGAAAGCATCACAAATCTGGATTATGGTTCAAGTAGAGGGTTGCTGGACCCTATTTTAGAAAGCCAGATTCCACTATCTAGTTGCGATGGAACTGACACCTGTGGAATGCCATACTCTTCAGGATTAGTTGTGCAAGAATCTCAAAGCCAGAATGCTATGTTTGGCCTTACCAATTCGGAGTTGCATGACCTCTCTCGTGACAAATGTGAAAGTCAGATACTGGTTGAATACAATGCTGTCAAATTCCCTACTGCATTCACTCCAGGAGATATCAGCAATGTGGATGATGTGGCAGGCTTCTTTGCTGAAGCTGCATATTCTGAGAAGATGAATGAAAGCGTGATTGACCACTCTGCTCTAACATCTAAAGGATTTTCTTTTATGTCTAATGCTATGCAAAATGAGGGGCAAATTGTGAACTGTGAAATCTTTGATATGCATGAATCTTCAGCAATAAGCCCTCCAGTCACTTCTCAAACAATGAACATTGACGCACCCCTCACTAAAAAGCGTCTGCGCAAGCCTACACGAAGATATATTGATGAATCCTCAGATCTTAATGCTAGACGTTCTAGGAAAAGAGAAGAAGTTTCTACATGTGCATCGGCATCAAAGGATAAGTTTCCCAGAGTCAGATGTCAGAAGAAATCTCGTGCAGAATCTACGGAAATGGAATTGTTTCCCGAGGAGTCTTCTTGTAAAGCTATTCAAGTGCCTTTTGCTTCTCTAGTGAATGAAGAATGTGATAAGAGGCATGCATCCAATGCGATACAG GTTATGAAAGCTCACAAGGAGGCTACAGTTGTGAATCCTAAAGATGATGCTACTGTACCGAAGAAGTTTGATCAAGATGGTGTACGGAGAAAACATCACAGGCTCTGGACTGTTTCAGAGGTCAGAAAGTTGATTGATGGTGTTGCCCAATATGGAGTTGGAAGATGGAGTCATATAAAGAAGCTTTATTTCTCATCATCTGCTCATAGAACACCTGTGGATCTCAAG GATAAATGGAGAAATCTTCTTAAAGCATGCTATCTTCAGAAACAAAGCAAAATAACG GAAAAGGGTAAACATAACTTGTCTTGGCGACCTTTGCCAAAGTCTGTCCTGCATCGAGTCAATGAACTGGCAAACATGCATCCATATCCAAGAAACGGGAGGTGCAAGAGTTCTGTTTCTCCATGTTCTTCATCCTCTCCCCTGCATACTAACAGGAGTAACATCCAGTGA